The Ailuropoda melanoleuca isolate Jingjing chromosome 4, ASM200744v2, whole genome shotgun sequence region GTTGTCTGTATGTgacagtgtgtgtatgtgcacatgagTGTATGTACCTAGATGAGTGAGTGCAGTCCTCAGAGCAGGGATACACAGGATCCTCTATTTCAAGGTGACCCTTATAATACACAGGCCAAACTCAATCAACAGTTGATATTAAGGAGGGATGTACAATGGACAGGACGCTATTGCAACCAGGTCATAAAGTGCAAGAGGTACGTACTGTGGACGAGGAAGTCACTGTGTCTTGAAATTTAAGCAGCTATAAGGCCACAGGGTTCTAGGAAATTCACTGACATCAGCTCTCATCACTCTATCACTTGTCCATTCCCCTCAAGAAACTGGCTTccttctgagccttgattttctGACAGAAGCACTTCCTCAAGGCCTTTGCACTGGTggttccctctgccaggaagacCTCCTGTCTTCCACCCTCTCTTCCATgaggtctctgttcaaatgtcaccttcttaaCCAGTATTGACTGAACACCCAATATAACACCTCATCCACTCTCTCCTTTaaacagctattatttttttcataacatCCGATCCCATCTCATgattattcaatttttatatcTGCTTCTATCCTATCACTATCATTGAAAGCACCCTCTACTTTATGACTAGAAATTTCTGAAACATGGTCGACACTCTTGATTTCCTCAAAtccatgaaataatttcttattaaaacTGTGTATCTGACCTGTTGTGGAACATTAGATGCTGTGATGCAAATCCCTAATCAGAGAGGAACTGGGGATCCTCTCACGGGGTGCAGATCCACTCACAAAGTATTGAAATTAGTTTTTTGACCGGAAAATGTAAATTCTAATATTTCCACAATGTGAACGATGCCCATTTATGTGAAAATTAATCATACTATTTCCCCAGTGCTGGTAGTCACCTCCACTAATGGACCCAGGAAACAATACAGGAATCTCAaagtttcttcttctgggattttcagaggacccagaactgcagcccctcGTATtcgggcttttcctctccatgtacctgatcactgtgtgtggaaacctgctcctcatcctggccgtcagctctgactcccacctccacacccccatgtacttcttcctcgcCAACCTGTCCTTtctagacatctgtttcacctccaccaccatccccaagatgctgtggaacatccagactcagagcCAAGTCATAACCTTTGCAGACTGCATCACacagatgtattttttcatacttttttcagGATTAGATGTCTTACTCCTgactgtgatggcctatgaccgctttgtggccatctgtcaccccctgcactacatgGTCATCATGAGCCCCCGGCTGTGTGGACTGctggttctggtgtcctggaCCATAAGTGTCCTGCATTCCTCATTAGAAAGCTTAATGGTGTCATGGCTGTCCTTCTGTACAGAGGTGGAAATCCCCCACTTCTTCTGTGAACTCAATCAGATGATCCAACTTGCCTGTTCTGAtaactttcttaataacattgtGATGTATTTTGCAGTTATGTTGCTGGGGGGTGCTCCCCTGGCTGGGGTCCTTTACTCTTATGCTAAGATAGTTTCCTCCATCCTTGGGATCTCATCAGATCAaggcaagtataaagcattttccacctgtgcatctcacctctcggttgtctccttattttattttacgagcctaggagtgtaccttagctctgctgctccccagagcttccacgcaagtgcagtggcctcggtgatgtacgCGGTGGTcacccccatgctgaaccccttcatctacagcctgaggaacaaagaCATAAAGAGGGCTCTTATGAGATTCTCTAGGATGGCAGTTCTAAAAGGGCCAATTGTCTGAGGCCTGAAGAAGTGCCCATGATCACAGGGCCCAATGCCTTAGAGTCAgaagttgtgatttttttatgtatattgtGGAAGTAGAACTTGCTTCCTTAATTTATTTCCTAGAACTTCTACATTTTCAATTTCAATGTCTTGTATAATATATGTAACTCATTTTATTAAGCTTTGTGATATCTCTGATATccaagagatttttctctttgtcattttcCTATGCCTCAATGTCATTACTAACTTTGGATGTGAAATATTTAGacattctcactttttaaaatgactaaatGAAGCTGTTGAGAATAATTTCTTCTCAGATAAAATCTACCATAgtgactattttttcttttgtttgactGAACACTACTCCCATGGGAACTCTACTCTTGGCCACCACAGCTGTTTATATAAGTTTATgacagagaaaaatctgagacCACGTGCTTCATTGTGTGAGCATCATTCCTTTGCATATCACTACCTTCACTGCTCTTCCTGAGAATGCAGACTTTGATGTACTGGAAGTTATACCTGATCCTGGGAATTTTTCTACACATTAGGATCCTATGCTGTTATACAGCTTGTGTCCACCATGACTGCCATAGTCACTGGAAAAATATATgatcataaaatacatttctccAAGTGGAGTCTGCACAGAAtgacaaatatggaaaaaattgaCATAATATGTCCTTAGAGTCAAACCTGGCTTTAAGGATGATGaggcaaaatattaaattatatatttattgctatgcaaaatatttctttctcaggCACTTCATCTAGTCATAAAATTATGGAATATCAGGGTCCACTCGTAAGGTGTAATCACTACGATGAAAGACTGGTGGCATGTTTGgggttttattaaattattttctggttCTGATTGAATATTTCCAGTGCTTCATACAAATATGATTCCTTTCTGTTCTCTAAATGAAATATCTCCCACCCGTTGAAATTTTGCCATAACTACTAAAGGGGCAGAGAATTAAACATATCAATAACATTCACTATATATGATTCTCATAACCACAGGATGACTCACCAGCAAGCTTGGCCTCCTGTCCAGGATGTGGTTCAGAGTCACAAGTTGTGGGCACACATATATGTCCTTCCTACTTTTCCATTTTACCTCAAAGGGGCCCCTAAGGAGTCAAATTTTAATATAGTTACATGAAATAAACCCCAAGAACAGTGTAGTCATGAAGACTACCTTCAATTACCAAAATATTATGTAGAATAAAAAGAATCAGATTATCACAAATGCTGTCAGTTCCACCTAATCTGATTATTATATCAATTAGCTATTGCTGGGTACGaaatatcctaaaataaaatggtttactatatgggcacctgggtgactcaattggttaagcatctgccttcagctcaggtcatgatttcaggggccTTGGATAGAGCCCCCCATCAGggtccctgcccagtggggagtctgcttctccctcttcttctgtccaCCCCCCaatgctcatactctctctctagcttactctctctctctcaagtaaataaataaaatcttaaaaaatggcttagcataatgtccttattATGGAAGGGATTGTAGGGTAGGGAGTGGTTATGATCTCCGGAGGGCTCCACATCAGTCTGAAGTCAGGTGGGAAACTCTTTGTGTTCCTAAACTCATCCATGAGGTGTGTGGCTGTAGTGTTCTTCTGTCTTGAACCAATTTATGTCATTCCATGCCTTTAATATATGTAGATAATCTAGTTACAAAATAAGTGAGTTTGTCAAATGTGAATTGTCTTCATttaattccactttttaaatatcCACATGTGAACCTTTGATTTTCCACAGTTGGAAGAGAGCTCTCCCATCCTATTAGGAGTGACTCAGCCTACTAGGCTCCATTTCTGATTCTGAGTCATGCActaccagaattttaaaattctaattaatttatGGAACACTATTGCATCCAATaatctgtacatatttaaagtgcacagctttaagaattaaaatagtcATTGAAAACTCATGA contains the following coding sequences:
- the LOC117795032 gene encoding olfactory receptor-like protein OLF4; amino-acid sequence: MDPGNNTGISKFLLLGFSEDPELQPLVFGLFLSMYLITVCGNLLLILAVSSDSHLHTPMYFFLANLSFLDICFTSTTIPKMLWNIQTQSQVITFADCITQMYFFILFSGLDVLLLTVMAYDRFVAICHPLHYMVIMSPRLCGLLVLVSWTISVLHSSLESLMVSWLSFCTEVEIPHFFCELNQMIQLACSDNFLNNIVMYFAVMLLGGAPLAGVLYSYAKIVSSILGISSDQGKYKAFSTCASHLSVVSLFYFTSLGVYLSSAAPQSFHASAVASVMYAVVTPMLNPFIYSLRNKDIKRALMRFSRMAVLKGPIV